The genomic segment GAAAGTCGATCGCACTAAGGCTTATACCCTTGGCGATGCAGTCGGTTTGGCAAAAGCAACTAGTTTTTCCAAATTTGATGGAACATTAGAGATTTCGACTAAAATCAATTATAAATCTCTCCAAAACGTAAGAGGGACTATCTCTCTTCCACACGGAACTGGAAAAACAATCAAAGTTTTGGTTTTCTGCAAAGGAGACAAACAAAACGAAGCAAAGGAAGCAGGCGCTGACTTTGTAGGTGATATGGATCTCATTGAAAAAGTTGCTGGTGGTTGGACTGATTTCGACGCTTGCGTTGCTACTCCTGACATGATGAAGGAAGTAGGTAAACTTGGTCCGGTTTTAGGTCGTAAAGGCCTTATGCCAAAGCCAAAAGCAGGAACAGTCACTACTGATGTATCAAAAGCAGTAAAAGAACTAAAAGCCGGCCGAATTGAATACCGTCCTGACAAAGGGGGAGTGGTTCACTTAGGTGTTGGTAAATGTTCCTTCTCTGATGACAAACTTTCTGACAACATCAATGCAGTTGTTGCAGCTCTTATGAAAGACAAACCTTCTGATGCGAAGGGTGATTACCTAAAGTCTTTCTCTGTTGCGGCAACTATGGGAATCGGCGTCAAAGTCGATGTGAAAGAACTAGTAAACGCGAACATATAACGAGTAAGAACAATGGCAAATTCATCAAAAATTGAAGCAGTAGCGGAACTTAAAAGTCGTTTGGAAAAACGACCTAATTTCATTTTGGCGTGTTACAGCGGTTTGACTGTTGAAGATATGTCCAACCTTCGTGCGAAACTTCGCAAAGAAGGATCGGAAATGAAGGTGATCAAAAACAACCTTTTTCTCCGTGCTTTAAAAGAGTCTTCTGAACATAAAAACAACTCCATTGATTTTGGGGATGTTTACAAAGGTCCACTTGCGGCTATTTTCTCTCTGGATGCACTTCCAGCAGTAGCAAAAGTTTGTAAGGACTTTGCAAAAGATAAGAAGGAACTCGAAATCAGAACCGGCTATATGGACGGGGAAGTTTTGGGTAAATCCGGAGTAGAGGCGATTGCAGGACTTCCGTCCAAACAAGAACTTCTTTCGCAAGTGGCTCGTGGGCTCAATGCTCCTGCGACGCAAATTGCTTCTGGAATCAATCAAATCATGGCATCATTGGCTCGCGCCATCAATGCTGTAGCCGAGAAAAACGGCAATTAGTAATCATAGTGATTAGTAGGATAAGGAGAATATAGGATGTCTGTTGACGCGCTATTAGAACAAATTGGAAGTCTTACACTAGTTCAGGCAGCTGATCTAGTGAAAAAGATGGAGGACAAATTCGGGATTTCTGCTGCTGCACCAGTTGCGGTAGCGGCGGTTGCGGGTGCAGGTGGTCCAGCTGCTGCTGAAGAGCCTGCTACTTTCAATATCATCTTGAAAGCACACGGTGACAAAAAGATCGACGTTATTAAACTCGTTCGCGAAATCACTGGTCTTGGATTGGCAGATGCGAAAACGCTTGTAGAAGCTGGTGGAAAATCAGTGAAAGAAGGCGTTTCTAAAGACGAAGCTGCTGATATTAAGAAAAAACTCGAAGGTGTTGGGGCTCAAGTAGAAGTTGCTGCTGCCGGTTAATCGGTTGCCAATTTTTAAACCCAGTCTTCAAAAACTTAGAGGCAGGGAGGCCGTAGGCGTCCCCACCTCTATTTTTTCGTTTATCATACCATCTACTATTTTGATGTCTCTAGGGAGAGTATTCCATGCATACCCGAATGCAAATTAGAAACCGGGTAAATTTCGGTAAAATTACCGACCTCAATTTACTTCCTAATCTTATCTACGTACAAAAAAAATCCTTTGATTGGTTTCTCCAGTCGGAAGTGAAAGATCCGACGAAACGTTTGAACCAAGGATTGGAAGCTGTATTCCGTGAATCCTTCCCAATCGAATCACCAAACAACGATATGGTTATGGAATATGGCCATTATATCTTGGGAGAGCCAAAACGCGATCCACAAGAGTGCAAAGACACTGACTCTTCCTTTGCTGTTCCACTAAAAGCAGTCATTCGACTCATCATCAAAGATACCGGAGAAATCCGGGAACAAGTTGTCTACATGGGAGACCTTCCTGTGATGACAGACCACGGAACTTTCATCATCAACGGTGCGGAAAGGGTAGTGGTAAGCCAGTTGCATAGATCACCTGGTATTTTCTTTTCTTACGACCAAGTAAGAGATACTTTCTCTGCTCGTGTGATTCCTTACCGAGGCTCTTGGTTGGAATTCGAGATGGACAACAAAGGGATCCTTGTTGCCAAAATCGACCGTAAGAAAAAATTCCCTGCAACCTTACTTGTAAAAGCAATGGGTATGGGAACAAACGAAGAAGTATTACGTTTGTTCTATGGATCTTCTAAAATGAAGATTGCTGGTGCCAATCCAAAAGACCTCAAACGTCTGATTGGTCGCCGAACCATCGCCGATATCATCAACATGGAAACGGGCGAGGTTATGCTCGATGCTGGTTCCAAAATCAATGAAGACAATATCTCCATCCTTCGAGAAATGAAGGTAAAAGATGTAGATGTCATTGAATTTCCGAAAGGAAAAGACAACCCAGTTCTTATCAACTGTTTAGAAAAAGACGGTGTGAATGACTACGAAGACGCAGTCAAAAAATTCCACACCATCATGAGACCAGGGGAACCTTCTACGATTGAAAACGCAGAAGCGGAACTCAAACGCCTCTTTTTCTCACCAAAAACTTTTGATTTGGGTGTTGTGGGTCGTTACAAAATCAACAGTAAATTTGAATTCAATAATCCAAAAGAATTTGCAAAAGCGGAAGACCGAGTTTTAAGAAAACAAGACATCATTGAAACAGTTCGTTATCTCGTGATGCTTATGTCTGAAGCAGAAAACTACTATCCGGATGATATTGACCACTTAGGAAACAGAAGGATCCGTTCTGTTGGAGAGCTCATCGCAAACCAATTGAAACTTGGATTCTCTCGTGTGGAACGAGTGATCAAAGAAAGGATGACGGTTCAAGAGCCGGAGCAACAAACTCCGCAACTTCTCATTTCCATCAAACCAATCACTGCTGTGATCAATGAGTTTTTTGGATCATCGCAACTTTCTCAGTTTATGGACCAAACCAATCCATTGGCAGAGCTTACGCACAAACGTAGGTTAAACGCTCTTGGACCTGGTGGTCTTTCTCGTGACCGAGCCGGTTTCGAAGTTCGTGACGTTCATTATTCTCACTATGGTCGTATGTGCCCAATTGAAACACCGGAAGGTCCAAACATTGGTCTCATTCTTTCCATGTCTAGTTTTGCGCGAGTGAACGATTATGGGTTTATTGAAACTCCATACCGTCTCGTAAAAAACGGAAAAGTTCAAAAACAAGTCGAGTATCTCACTGCAGACAAAGAAGAATACCACTATATGGCTCAGTCGAATTCGACTGTGGATGATAAGGGAGAATTCACTTCTAAACTTATTTCCACTCGCCATAGAGGGGATTTCCCTTTCCGTAGCCCATCTGAGATCCAATATATGGATCTTGCTCCATTACAAGTTGTGTCTGTATCCACAGCACTCATTCCATTCCTTGAGCATGATGACGCGAACCGCGCACTTATGGGTTCGAACATGCAACGCCAAGCAGTTCCTCTTCTCACAGAAGAAGCACCGTTTGTAGGAACTGGTATGGAATCTCGTGCGGCTTATGACGCAGGGGTTTGTATCGTTGCGAAAAAAGATGGTGTGGTTTCCAAAGTAGATGCTACTGGTGTTTGGATCAAAGAAGACCAATCCAAAGAGATTGTTCACTACCCACTCATTAAATTTAAAAAAACCAACCAAGGTACTTGTTTTAACCAAAAACCAAACGTTTCCATGTTACATACCACAACTGGTGGTAAGGTAAGTAAGGTTTCCAAAGAACGTGTGGAACTCACTTCTCCTAATGGGGAAAAAGAAACACATGAGCTTTTCCACTCGGAAGAAGTTCAATATATCTCCGTTGTGAAAGAAGGCCAAGACCTAGGAATTGGTGCACCGGTTGCCGGACAAATCATCAAAGGTGAAAAATACGGTGACTTTGGTCAAATCCTCCAAAAGGGAACTGTCCTTGCTAACGGACCATCCACTGACGCTGGTTACTTGGCGCTTGGTAGAAACGTCCTTGTTGCTTTTATGCCTTGGGAAGGTTACAACTTTGAGGATGCGATTCTCATTTCAGAACGAATCATCAAAGACGATGTTTTCTCTTCTATCCACATTGAAGAATTCGAAATCCAAGCTCGGGAAACGAAACTAGGACAAGAACAAATCACTCGCGACATTCCAAACCTTTCGGACAAAGCGTTCCGTGATTTGGATGAGTCTGGTGTGATTCGTGTGGGTGCTGAAGTGAAACCAGGGGACATCCTGGTTGGTATGGTGACTCCAAAAGGAGAAACCGACCTCACTCCTGAATACAAACTTTTACACTCCATTTTTGGAGAGAAGGCAAAAGAAGTAAGAGATTCCTCTCTTCGTATGCCAAACGGTTTTGAAGGAACTGTGATCGATATCAAACGTTATTCCCGGGAAACAGGCGACGAACTCGCTGCTGGAGTGGAAGAAATGGTAAAAGTCTATGTGGCTCGTAAACGTAAACTCCTCGTGGGTGATAAGATGGCGGGTCGTCACGGAAACAAAGGGGTCGTAGCTCGTGTGATGGCACAAGAAGATATGCCATACATGGAAGACGGATCTCCTGTTGATATCGTGCTAAACCCACTCGGGGTTCCTTCAAGGATGAACCTTGGTCAGATCTTTGAAACACAACTTGGTTTCGCTGCGAAAAAACTCGGTATCAATTTTGAAACACCGGTGTTCGACGGAGCATCTGAAGGTGACGTTCACGATTTCTGCAAAAAAGCAGGATTACCGGAAAACAGCAAATTTCAGTTATACGACGGAAGAACAGGAGAAAAATTCATCAACCAAGTATTCTGCGGATACATTTACATGTTGAAACTGGCTCACTTGGTGGATGACAAAATCCACGCAAGATCTACTGGACCTTACTCACTCGTAACGCAACAACCACTCGGTGGTAAAGCGCAGTTCGGGGGACAAAGGTTAGGGGAGATGGAAGTTTGGGCTCTTGAGGCTTATGGTGCATCACACACCTTACAAGAGTTACTCACCATTAAGTCAGATGACATGCTTGGACGTGCCAGAATTTACGAAGCAATTGTGAAAGGGATTCACTCGATCAAACCGGGAATTCCAGAATCATTCAACGTTCTTGTTCAGGAACTCCGAGGTCTCGCACTTGATATCATTATCAAAGACTCCGAAGGATTGGAAGTGGATATCTCTGATTACGAAGATGAATTCTCGAAAAACAAAAAGAAAATCAAATTCGAGACCATTGAAAACGTTTAGGGAAGGGAAAAAGTATGAGAAATTACAATAGTTTTGAATCGATTACGATCCGTTTGGCATCACCCGAGCGGATCAAAGAGTGGTCTTTCGGGGAAGTCAAAAAACCGGAAACGATCAACTACCGTACCCTAAAACCGGAACGAGATGGTCTTTTCTGTGAAAAAATCTTTGGAACCACAAAGGATTGGGAATGTTACTGCGGTAAATTCAAATCCATCCGTTACAAGGGAGTGGTTTGTGACAAATGCGGGGTTGAGGTAACTCACTCCAAAGTTCGTCGTGAGAGAATGGGTCATATTGAACTTGCGGCTCCAGTGTCGCACATTTGGTATTATCGTTCTGTTCCGTCTCGTATGGGACTCCTTCTGGATATGACCATCAACCAACTCAAAAGTGTTCTTTACTTTGAGAAGTATGTGATTATAGATCCTGCTGATTCCGGAAGAAGTCGCGGGGAACTTATCGATGAAGATGAATATCATAATTATTTAGATGAATACGGTGATAAATTTATCGCAGGTATCGGTGGGGACGCCATCAAAGAACTTCTCGCACGTATCGACGTGGATGCAGAAGCTCGTGTGATCCGCCAAAAGATCCAAGATAAAAACAAAATCTCCGACAAACGTATTTTCAAACGCCTAGAAGTTTTGGAAGCTTTCCGTGATTCTGGAAACCGTCCTGAATGGATGGTTTTAGATGTGGTTCCGGTCATCCCACCAGAACTTCGTCCGATGGTGCAACTAGAGGGGGGACGTTTTGCAACTTCCGACCTAAACGATTTATACCGTCGTGTGATCAATAGAAACAACCGACTCAAACGTCTTCTAGCTTTAAAAGCTCCTGAGATCATCGTAAGAAACGAAAAACGTATGTTACAAGAAGCAGTAGATGCTCTTTTTGATAACAGCCGTCGCAAACGCACCGTAAAAGGAAAAGGAAATAGACCTTTAAAATCTATCTCCGACATGCTCAAAGGAAAACAAGGCCGGTTCCGCCAAAACCTACTCGGGAAACGTGTGGATTACTCTGGTCGTTCCGTAATCGTAGTGGGTCCTGAACTCAAATACCACCAAATGGGTCTTCCTAAAAAAATGGCTTTGGAACTTTTCAAGCCATTCATTATGAAACGCCTAGTGGATTTGGAACTAGCACCAAACATCAAATCTGCGAAGAAAAAAATCGAAGCAGAAGATAAAGAAGTTTTTGATGTATTGGAAACTGTTGTAAAAGAACACCCAGTTCTACTCAACCGTGCTCCAACTCTTCATAGACTTGGAATCCAAGCATTTTTACCTGTTCTTGTAGAAGGAAAGGCAATCAAACTCCATCCACTCGTTTGTCACGCGTTCAACGCCGACTTTGACGGGGACCAAATGGCAATCCACGTACCGCTTGCTCCAAAAGCGCAGCTCGAAACTTGGATGCTTATGTTATCACCGCATAACATTTTGAATCCTGCCAATGGACAACCGATTTGTGGACCAACACAAGATATCGTTCTTGGAATTTACTACTTAACTTCTGAAGTAAAAGACGCTAAGGGTGAAGGAAAATTTTTCACCGGTCTTGAAGAAGTGATGTATGCGATTGAAACGAAAACCGTTGAAATTCGTTCCAAAATCTCTGTTCTACACGAAGGGAAAATCATCGAAACCACACCGGGAAGACTTATCTTCAACCAAGTGATGCCAAAAGGGTATGTTTATATCAACAGAACTCTCGGTGATAAAGAAACAAACAAAATCATTGCAGACGTATACGAGAAGTTTGGGCCAGGGATCACTGTTGTGATGCTTGATGAAATCAAACGACTTGGTTACCGTTACGCAACTGTATTTGCTCCTACTATCTCCATTGATGACATCCGAGTTTCTCCTCAAAAAGAGGGACTTGTAACAGATGCCAACAAAGAAGTTGAAAAAGCGGATATGGAGTATCGTAAAGGTATCATCACCAACGAAGAACGTCGTAAAAAAGTAATCGAAATTTGGACCAAAACCAATGATCGAATTACAGATGGGATGTTTAAGGAACTAGAAAAAGACCAAGGTGGATTCAATCCGGTTTACGTCATGGCAGCGTCGGGTGCTCGTGGTTCCAAACAACAGATTCGTCAGCTCGCAGGGATGCGGGGCCTTATGGCGAAACCGTCTGGAGAAATCATCGAACTTGCGATTCGTTCTAACTTCCGTGAAGGTCTCGGGGTATTAGAATTTTTTATCTCAACTCATGGTGCGAGAAAGGGTCTTGCGGATACGGCGTTAAAAACTGCCGATGCGGGTTACCTCACTCGTCGTCTCGTGGATATCTCTCAGGACGTAATTGTTTCTGAAGATGATTGCGGAACTAAGTTAAACATTACTCTTGGAATCGTAAAAGAAGGGGAGAACGTAATTGTATCTCTCGCGGACAGAGTGTTCGGTCGTTATACGGCTGAAGATTTAGTAGATCCAGTTTCTGAGAAAGTTGTATTTCCGAAAGACACACTCATTACAAGAGCTCTTGGGCAACAGATCGAAAACCTTGGTTATGATAAAATTAAAGTAAGATCTCCACTCACTTGTAGATCTCGTCATGGAATTTGTACAAAATGTTACGGTATGGACATGGCTCGCCTTGTTCCTGCTGAGATTGGGGAAGCGGTGGGAACCATTGCGGCTCAGTCGATCGGCCAACCGGGAACACAGCTAACGATGAGAACCTTCCACGTGGGTGGTGCGGCATCTGCTACCATTTCAGAAAAAGAACATAAAGTTCCTTATCGCTCTATCGTAAAATCAATCAACGGTCGTCTTGTGACTAACGCAAATTCTGCAAAAGTTTTTGCTCGTCGCGGAACCATCATTGTGAATCGACTCATCCAAGAATTCAACACTGATTCACTTTCAAGTGTTCGTGCCGTTGATGGACAAAGATTGGAAAAAGGGGAAGTATTTGCGACCCAAGTTGCTGAAGCAACAGAGCAACGAATCACTTCTGACCAAGCGGGAACCGTTACTCTTGTTGGGACTACTCTACGCATCTTAGGTGATGACTTTGTGATTCCAGTAAAAATCGGAACCATTCTTCGTGCGGAAGAAGGCCAAATCGTAGAAGAGAACAAAGCACTTGCTGAGTTCGACCCTTTTAACGAGGTGGCAGTTGCGGAAGCAGCAGGAACCATCCAATGGGAAGATTTGGAAATTGGAAAAAACGTTCGTCGTGATGTGGATCCAAAAACTTCCAATATCATTCTAAAAGTTGTAGAACAAAAGAAAGATCGATTGGTTCCAAAAGTTCTGATCGGATCCGATGAATACTCAGTTCCAGTGGATGCTCTTCTCCAATTCCAAAATGGAGACAAAGTACGGGAAGGGGATATCATCTTCAAAATTCCATCAGTTGCGGAAAAAACGCGAGATATCACGGGTGGTCTTCCACGGGTAGATGAACTTTTCGAAGCTCGTCGTCCGAAAGATGCCTGCACACTGGCAGAAATTGACGGAAAGATCGAAGACAAAGGGGAAATCGTAAAAGAAAAACGAATTCTCTATATCATCCCAGAAACTGCAGAACAAGAAAAAGTAAAAGTAGCCATCCCTGTCGGAAAACAAATCCGTGTTCGCCAAGGTGACTTTGTGAAACGAGGAGACCAGTTGGACGAAGGAAACTTTGACCCGCATGATATCCTTGCCATCAAAGGACCAAATGCCCTTCATGAATATTTGGTTTCTGAGGTTCAGGAAGTTTACCGCCTGCAAGGGGTTCATATCAACGATAAACACATCGAAGTTGTGGTTCGCTCCATGCTTCGTAAGGTGATCATCACTGATAGTGGGGACACATCTTTTGTGAACCAACAACAAGTGGATAAATTCCTCTTTGATGAAGAAAATGATCGAGTGGAAAAAGAAGGGGGATCTCCAGCACAAGGAACTCCTGTCCTTTTGGGATTAACAAAAGCATCCCTTAACACTGAGTCTTATTTCTCTGCAGCATCATTCCAAGAAACCACTAAGGTTCTAACGGATGCGGCCATCAAAGGAAAAACAGACAACCTCATGGGTCTGAAAGAAAACGTTATCATCGGTCACATGATTCCTGCGGGAACTGGTATGAAAAAATACCGTGACATCGAAGTTTTCAAAGACCTTCCAGGAGATTTGGATTGGGATCTTGAAACCGAAGAAGAGGAAGAAGAAGTTTCCGAACTTTCGGAAGCAGCTCCGGTTTCTACTGCCACACTCTCTAGACTTGTTGCCGAAGAGGACGAGGATGAAGATGAGTTGGAAGAAGAATCCGATGATTCGGATGATGAGGACGACGACGATTAGACCAAAACCTTGTCCTTAGAGACTTTTCTAGAGTTTCTGGGGACAAAATCATGTTTTCGTTTACAAAATGTCCCTATCTGGAATTTTGGACGAAAACGTCATTATTTTTTTAAAGACAGAGAAGTAGAAGAAGGAATCGAATGCCTACAATTAACCAGCTCATCCGTATTGGAAGAGAAGACCAAAAGAAAAGAACTAAATCTCCTGCCCTTAAGGCATGCCCACAAAGACGTGGAGTTTGCACTAGGGTAATGACCTTTACTCCTAAAAAACCGAACTCAGCTCTTCGTAAAGTAGCAAGGGTTCGCCTCACTACTGGAATTGAAGTAACTGCTTACATTCCTGGTGAAGGTCACAACCTCCAAGAACACAACGTGGTTCTAATCCGTGGGGGAAGAGTAAAAGACTTACCAGGGGTTCGTTATCATATCATTCGTGGAACACTGGATACACTCGGTGTAGACAAACGTCGTAAAGGACGTTCAAAATACGGCGCTAAGCGTCCTAAAGCGTAATCGGAGAAAGGTATATGTCTAGAAGAAGAGGAAAAGTTGAACCACGCCACATCGAAGGCGATCCTAAATACAATGACAAGGTGATTTCTAAGTTTATCAACTGCCTAATGGTAGATGGTAAAAAAAGTGTCGCTGAATCCGTGTTCTACGATGCTTTAGAAGTAATTGCTAAAAAAACAGGACAGGATCCGTTTGCTGTTTTCCAAGAAGCTTTGGAAAACGCGAAACCACAAGTGGAAGTAAAATCTCGCCGAGTGGGTGGGGTTACTTACCAAGTTCCGATTGAAGTTCGCCCAGAAAGAAGACTTGCCCTCGGAATCCGATGGCTTATCAAATACAGCCGTGGCAGAAACGAAAAATCAATGAAAAACAAATTGGCTGCAGAATTCATGGAAGCACAAAAAGGCACCGGATCTGCGATCAAGAAAAAAGAAGACATCAGAAAGATGGCAGACGCCAACAAGGCTTTCTCTCACTACCGCTGGTAGTCTTTACCATTCGATTCCAAACATTGATAAGCCAGGTGAACCACCTGGCTTTTTTATTTTAGCGCACAAAAATCATGAAATACCGAACTGTTGGAATTTTTGCACATATCGATTCGGGGAAAACCACTCTCACCGAAAGAATTTTGTTTGAAGCAGGAAAGATTTCGGCAGTTGGCTCCATTGAAGATGGAAATACAGAATCCGACAGTTTGCAGGAAGAAATTGAGCGGGGAATTTCCATTCGCACCACTTTTCATACCATTCCCTGGAAAACAACCTTTGGTGAATTTGCGATCCAGATAGTAGACACACCAGGTCATATCGACTTTCGAAACCAAGTAACTGATCTTTTGCCCGCCATGGAAACGGCGATTGTTGTTTTGGAAGCGGGATCGGTGGTTCAGTCCCAAGCGAGACTTGTGATTGAAGAACTTCGGAAAGCAAATGTTCCCATGGTTTTTTTCATCAATAAACTCGATCGATTTGATGAAGACTATTTGGACACGTTGGTCTCCCTGGAAGAAATTCTGGATGGGGCTCCAGTCTCTCTTTTCCAAAAGAACCTCGAGGGAAAAATCGAATACTATCTGCGAGCTCCCTCAAATTTTCCTAAATCAGTAAAGGAAGAACTAATGGCCTGGAATGATGAACTTCTTTTGTCATCATGGAATGATCCCTCGGGTCAAACAGATTATCCGGCGATTGGACTTCGCAGTGGTCCAGCTTCCGGGAAACTCTATCCAGTCTACGGTGGATCCGCGAAAACCGGTGAAGGTGTTCGGGAACTTTTGGATTTGGTTTTATGGACAGAACCGAAAGATTCACCCAAAACTCCCAACCTTCCGCTTCTGGTTCTTTCCAGGCGTAGTGATGAATCATTCGGTCGTTATTCCGTGGTGTACCCATCTTTGGATATTTCCCAGAAAGAACTGGCTACAATGCAAAAAACAAAAAGCAAAAATCTCGCCTCTTCGACGGAACGGACAAACGAGGAGGAGTTTCGCTTTGTAGATCCAGAAACCATGGAGCCCGTTTTCCATTTGGAGAAGGGGAAACTAGTTCTTTTGAAAGACCATCCGGATTTCATTTCCCATCCAGGTGAATGGCTTCAATTTTTACAGAAATCCGAATCCGAAAAAGACGTAGTAACC from the Leptospira congkakensis genome contains:
- a CDS encoding elongation factor G-like protein yields the protein MKYRTVGIFAHIDSGKTTLTERILFEAGKISAVGSIEDGNTESDSLQEEIERGISIRTTFHTIPWKTTFGEFAIQIVDTPGHIDFRNQVTDLLPAMETAIVVLEAGSVVQSQARLVIEELRKANVPMVFFINKLDRFDEDYLDTLVSLEEILDGAPVSLFQKNLEGKIEYYLRAPSNFPKSVKEELMAWNDELLLSSWNDPSGQTDYPAIGLRSGPASGKLYPVYGGSAKTGEGVRELLDLVLWTEPKDSPKTPNLPLLVLSRRSDESFGRYSVVYPSLDISQKELATMQKTKSKNLASSTERTNEEEFRFVDPETMEPVFHLEKGKLVLLKDHPDFISHPGEWLQFLQKSESEKDVVTADRIPSPFSIVLEPEHSDEKEFWLCRLEELAWEDPGYRLEKKDDTGQLVLFGRGELHLEIGIRRIQERTEKKLNFSSINIAKIELLKKMSHKVALEHRAFEDQKSSGALIAVLEDTADFSKQIAFEVSLPEEVKNSIETSFSEACLHGFYGQEVAGLRFRVLSYEIPDGDLQVTLTLLKVAILAGVKELFPSNTYLVGPLTEVEVMVDADHLGVVLSDLSRRSAKVVSIEEAVAGKSHLKANAPAQNLLGFSGALRNMTKGIGISWERTAFTYEFHAVLKE